The following coding sequences are from one Streptomyces venezuelae window:
- a CDS encoding helix-turn-helix domain-containing protein gives MTGRPMVETGQMTVIRQMTYQPVGRRAATVETMTFDRLRELNDGGTQRADFHVLAVVDAGHGSVTVDFLRHPLQERSAVWVAPGAVHRWDDIAGVAGHVVLFVPTAPVTHATRELVGSPDLVAHWNIPDADWPFVDAARNHLLLEASAPPGDGSTELPEILLSALIARLRPPHAEARSINPVFRLFRSSVEAHYREHHDAGYYARTLGYAPRTLSRAVRQVTGRTAKAYIVDRIVLEAKRLLAHDRLTAAACANTLGFPDASNFSVFFRKATGMRPGAWQATVAVE, from the coding sequence ATGACTGGTCGCCCGATGGTGGAAACTGGACAGATGACTGTGATCCGGCAGATGACCTACCAGCCCGTCGGGCGCCGTGCCGCCACTGTCGAAACCATGACGTTCGACCGCCTTCGCGAGCTGAACGACGGCGGGACACAGCGTGCCGACTTCCACGTCCTCGCCGTCGTCGATGCCGGGCACGGATCCGTCACCGTGGACTTCCTCCGACACCCGCTCCAAGAGCGGTCCGCGGTGTGGGTCGCTCCTGGAGCTGTGCACCGATGGGATGACATCGCTGGCGTGGCTGGGCACGTCGTGCTGTTCGTGCCGACCGCGCCGGTCACCCACGCCACCCGGGAGCTCGTCGGGTCCCCGGACCTGGTTGCACACTGGAACATTCCCGACGCCGACTGGCCGTTCGTCGACGCCGCCCGCAACCATCTCCTCCTCGAAGCGTCCGCTCCACCAGGGGATGGCTCGACGGAGCTGCCCGAGATCCTGCTCTCCGCGCTCATCGCCCGGCTCCGGCCCCCACACGCCGAAGCACGGTCGATCAATCCGGTGTTCAGACTGTTCCGGTCCAGCGTCGAAGCGCACTACCGGGAACATCACGACGCCGGCTACTACGCCCGGACACTGGGATACGCGCCCCGCACCCTCTCAAGAGCGGTGCGGCAGGTCACCGGCCGTACCGCGAAGGCGTACATCGTCGATCGGATCGTCCTGGAAGCCAAACGGCTCCTCGCACACGACCGCCTCACCGCGGCCGCCTGCGCCAACACGCTCGGCTTCCCCGACGCGTCCAACTTCTCGGTGTTCTTCCGGAAGGCGACAGGCATGCGTCCGGGCGCATGGCAGGCGACGGTGGCCGTCGAGTGA
- a CDS encoding permease prefix domain 1-containing protein, with protein sequence MSPIDDHVAALTAALRGPERAKSRLIEEMHDGLLDTAAAYADAGVDEGEAARLAVRDFGTIQDLAPACQHELTIAQARHTARTITLTAPFLLACWYLARGDLLWQQLATHLTLIATVAALLAAATPAVTGTLARRLPTPHRLPLAVAWAGTTASAAMAVATLSLAVAAALATNWLLLTAAGALAAASHAVVATSVRACRRCVGLNPAQPAAG encoded by the coding sequence ATGAGCCCCATCGACGACCATGTCGCCGCGCTGACGGCGGCCCTGCGCGGCCCCGAGCGCGCCAAGTCCCGCCTCATCGAGGAGATGCACGACGGGCTCCTGGACACGGCGGCCGCGTACGCCGATGCGGGAGTGGACGAGGGGGAGGCGGCGCGCCTGGCGGTAAGGGACTTCGGCACGATCCAGGACCTCGCCCCCGCCTGCCAGCACGAACTGACCATCGCCCAGGCGCGACACACGGCCCGGACGATCACGCTCACCGCCCCGTTCCTACTGGCCTGCTGGTACCTGGCGAGGGGCGACCTGCTCTGGCAGCAGCTCGCAACGCACCTGACCCTGATCGCCACGGTCGCGGCTCTGCTGGCGGCGGCAACGCCGGCGGTCACGGGCACCCTTGCCCGCCGCTTGCCTACCCCCCACCGCCTGCCGCTGGCGGTCGCATGGGCCGGCACGACGGCCAGCGCGGCCATGGCGGTGGCAACCCTCTCCCTGGCCGTCGCGGCGGCCCTCGCCACGAACTGGCTCCTGCTGACAGCGGCGGGCGCCCTGGCGGCAGCGTCCCACGCGGTGGTGGCGACGTCGGTGCGGGCGTGCCGCCGCTGTGTGGGTCTGAACCCGGCACAACCGGCGGCCGGCTGA
- a CDS encoding PadR family transcriptional regulator, producing the protein MKADAVRGHLDGLLLAVLEPGPLHGYAIITAVQRRSGGALELRTGTIYPALNRLERLGLLSSSWESASGERRRRAYELTDTGRATLAGERAAWTEFTAAIGAVLNPGPQTAGGAQPGLAT; encoded by the coding sequence ATGAAGGCGGATGCGGTGCGAGGGCACCTCGACGGGCTGCTGCTTGCCGTACTGGAGCCGGGCCCGCTGCACGGGTACGCGATCATCACCGCCGTGCAGCGCCGCAGTGGTGGCGCGCTGGAGCTGCGTACGGGCACGATCTACCCGGCGCTGAACCGCCTGGAGCGCCTCGGCCTGCTGAGCAGCAGCTGGGAGTCGGCGTCGGGCGAGCGTCGCCGCAGAGCGTACGAGCTGACGGACACGGGACGCGCGACGCTCGCCGGGGAGCGGGCGGCCTGGACGGAATTCACCGCGGCGATCGGCGCGGTCCTGAACCCCGGACCCCAGACCGCAGGCGGCGCACAGCCCGGACTCGCCACATGA
- a CDS encoding serine hydrolase domain-containing protein: protein MGRVHGTVAPGYEPVRDAFVRNFGERGERGAAVTVYRDGRRVVDLWGGAKDVDGDVGAGGAPWERGTAQIVRSATKGVAAAVPLLLHQRGELDLDAPVGSYWPEFKARGKERVLVRHVLAHRAGVPALDRPLTPAEALDPDLGAAVVAAQAPFWVPGEDHGYHAQTYSWLVGELVRRVTGRPVGEWLAEEIARPLGLDLWLGLPEAEARRVGRLGRVEAPAGLGGLRMRPKRNVAEAYADAESLTRRAFGAIDPSPDENDAAYRAAALPASNGVATADGLARFYAGLVGGVEGGGRLFTPATVEAARAEASAGPDRVLVVNTRFGLGYMLHGAASPLLGPGSFGHPGRGGALGFADPESGVAFGYVTNGMNKGVTADPRAQSLVRALRESL, encoded by the coding sequence ATGGGCAGGGTGCACGGCACCGTGGCCCCGGGGTACGAGCCGGTGCGGGACGCGTTCGTACGCAACTTCGGCGAGCGCGGGGAGCGGGGCGCGGCGGTCACCGTGTACCGGGACGGGCGCCGTGTCGTCGACCTGTGGGGCGGTGCGAAGGACGTCGACGGGGACGTCGGGGCCGGGGGCGCGCCCTGGGAGCGGGGTACGGCTCAGATCGTGCGCTCGGCGACGAAGGGCGTGGCGGCGGCCGTGCCGCTCCTCCTGCATCAGCGGGGGGAACTCGACCTGGACGCGCCGGTCGGCTCGTACTGGCCCGAGTTCAAGGCGCGCGGCAAAGAGCGTGTTCTCGTACGTCACGTCCTCGCGCACCGCGCCGGTGTACCCGCCCTGGACCGTCCGCTGACGCCCGCAGAGGCGCTCGACCCTGACCTCGGCGCCGCGGTGGTCGCGGCGCAGGCCCCCTTCTGGGTGCCCGGCGAGGACCACGGCTACCACGCGCAGACGTACAGCTGGCTCGTCGGCGAACTCGTCCGGCGCGTGACGGGGCGGCCGGTGGGGGAGTGGCTGGCGGAGGAGATCGCGCGCCCGCTGGGGCTGGACCTGTGGTTGGGGCTGCCCGAAGCGGAGGCGCGCCGGGTGGGGCGGCTGGGCCGCGTCGAGGCTCCGGCGGGGCTGGGCGGGCTCCGGATGCGGCCGAAGCGGAACGTGGCGGAGGCGTATGCGGATGCGGAGTCGCTGACTCGGCGTGCGTTCGGGGCGATCGATCCCTCGCCGGACGAGAACGACGCGGCGTACCGGGCGGCGGCGTTGCCCGCGTCCAACGGTGTCGCCACGGCGGACGGGCTGGCCCGGTTCTACGCGGGGTTGGTCGGCGGGGTGGAGGGCGGGGGGCGGCTGTTCACCCCGGCCACGGTGGAGGCGGCCCGTGCGGAGGCGTCCGCGGGGCCCGACCGCGTCCTGGTCGTCAACACGCGCTTCGGCCTCGGCTACATGCTCCACGGCGCGGCGTCGCCACTCCTCGGCCCCGGCTCCTTCGGCCACCCGGGCCGCGGCGGCGCGCTCGGTTTCGCCGACCCGGAGTCGGGCGTGGCGTTCGGCTACGTCACGAACGGCATGAACAAGGGGGTTACGGCGGATCCGCGGGCGCAGTCCCTTGTGCGGGCGCTGCGGGAGTCGCTGTAA
- a CDS encoding energy-coupling factor ABC transporter ATP-binding protein: MDSVTDVPDVTAVPGAASSKIPASLEVSGLAFAYPDGHQALFGVDFTVGRGERVALLGPNGAGKTTLVLHLNGILTGGAGTVTVAGLPVGKTHMAEIRRRVGIVFQDPDDQLFMPTVREDVAFGPAAAGLRGPELEARVHKALGQVGMAEFADRPPHHLSFGQRRRVAVATVLAMEPEILVLDEPSSNLDPASRRELADILRSLDVTVLMVTHDLPYALELCPRALILSDGVIAADGPTGELLSDGDLMGAHRLELPFGFDPKTVRVTS, from the coding sequence ATGGATTCTGTGACCGATGTGCCTGATGTGACTGCTGTGCCTGGTGCGGCCTCTTCGAAGATTCCCGCATCCCTTGAGGTGTCGGGCCTCGCCTTCGCCTACCCGGACGGGCACCAGGCCCTCTTCGGCGTCGACTTCACCGTCGGGCGCGGCGAGCGCGTGGCCCTGCTCGGGCCGAACGGCGCGGGCAAGACGACGCTCGTCCTGCACCTCAACGGCATCCTGACCGGCGGCGCGGGCACGGTCACGGTCGCCGGGCTGCCCGTCGGCAAGACGCACATGGCGGAGATCAGGCGCCGCGTCGGCATCGTCTTCCAGGACCCGGACGACCAGCTGTTCATGCCGACCGTGCGCGAGGACGTGGCTTTCGGGCCTGCGGCGGCCGGGCTGCGGGGGCCCGAGCTGGAGGCGCGGGTGCACAAGGCGCTGGGGCAGGTGGGCATGGCGGAGTTCGCCGACCGGCCGCCCCACCACCTCTCCTTCGGGCAGCGGCGCAGGGTCGCGGTGGCGACGGTGCTCGCGATGGAGCCGGAGATCCTCGTCCTGGACGAGCCGTCCTCCAACCTCGACCCGGCCTCGCGCCGCGAGCTCGCCGACATCCTGCGCTCGCTGGACGTGACGGTCCTGATGGTCACGCACGACCTGCCGTACGCCCTTGAGCTCTGCCCCCGGGCCCTGATCCTCAGTGACGGCGTCATCGCGGCGGACGGTCCGACGGGTGAGCTGCTCTCCGACGGGGACCTGATGGGCGCCCACCGCCTGGAACTGCCTTTCGGCTTCGATCCGAAGACGGTGCGGGTGACAAGCTAG
- the cbiQ gene encoding cobalt ECF transporter T component CbiQ, whose protein sequence is MGAGHAHRLYRQGHSPVHALPPQTKLAAVLCFVIVVVSTPREAMWAFGLYAVLLGVVAYAARVPAGFLLKRLLIEIPFVAFAVLLPFVAQGERVDVLGLSLSVNGLWGAWNVLAKGTLGVAASVLLAATTELRELLLGLQRLKLPPLLVQIASFMIRYGDVITDEMRRMKIARESRGFAARGVRQWGVLAKSAGALFIRSYERGERVHLAMVSRGYAGSMPVIDDITASRAQWTYALTLPLTALVVCLLGWIL, encoded by the coding sequence ATGGGTGCGGGCCACGCCCACCGGCTCTACCGGCAGGGCCACTCACCGGTGCACGCGCTGCCCCCGCAGACCAAGCTCGCGGCGGTCCTCTGCTTCGTGATCGTCGTGGTCTCCACGCCGCGCGAGGCGATGTGGGCGTTCGGCCTGTACGCGGTGCTGCTCGGCGTGGTCGCGTACGCCGCCCGCGTCCCCGCGGGCTTCCTGCTGAAGCGGCTCCTGATCGAGATCCCGTTCGTGGCGTTCGCCGTGCTCCTGCCGTTCGTCGCGCAGGGCGAACGCGTCGACGTCCTCGGCCTCTCCCTGAGCGTCAACGGACTCTGGGGCGCCTGGAACGTCCTGGCCAAGGGAACGCTGGGCGTCGCCGCCTCGGTGCTGCTCGCCGCCACGACCGAGCTGCGCGAGCTGCTGCTCGGACTCCAGCGGCTGAAGCTGCCGCCGCTGCTCGTCCAGATCGCCTCGTTCATGATCCGGTACGGCGACGTGATCACGGACGAGATGCGCCGCATGAAGATCGCCCGGGAGTCGCGCGGCTTCGCGGCGCGCGGCGTACGGCAGTGGGGCGTCCTCGCCAAGTCGGCGGGCGCGCTCTTCATCCGCTCGTACGAGAGGGGGGAGCGGGTGCATCTGGCCATGGTCAGCCGTGGCTATGCCGGGTCGATGCCGGTCATCGACGACATCACGGCCTCCCGCGCCCAGTGGACGTACGCGCTGACCCTGCCCTTGACCGCGCTCGTCGTCTGTCTGCTGGGATGGATTCTGTGA
- a CDS encoding energy-coupling factor ABC transporter permease: MHVPDGFIDVPVSAAAGVVAAGAVAVSLKGARRELDERTAPLAGLVAAFIFAVQMLNFPVAAGTSGHLLGGALAAILVGPFTGVLCVSVVLLMQGVLFADGGLTALGVNISDMAIVTTVVAYLVFRGLVKVLPRGRRSITVASFVAALLSVPAAAVAFTFLYALGGTTDVSIGKVATAMVGVHVLIGIGEAVITALTVGAVIAVRPDLVYGARGLTQRLKLRVAGELVDAPSAEPAPVAARSSRSTRPVWIAGIVASLVLAGFVSFYASADPDGLEKVAHDKGIDKKAEEHATADSPLADYGVKDITDARLSGGLAGVIGVGVTVVAGSAVFWTLRRRRTGDTSPAAAPDDVTSEKV; this comes from the coding sequence ATGCATGTCCCCGACGGGTTCATCGACGTCCCGGTCTCGGCAGCCGCCGGGGTCGTCGCGGCAGGCGCCGTCGCCGTCAGCCTCAAGGGCGCCCGGCGCGAGCTGGACGAGCGCACCGCGCCGCTCGCCGGACTCGTCGCGGCCTTCATCTTCGCCGTGCAGATGCTGAACTTCCCCGTCGCGGCGGGCACCAGCGGCCACCTCCTCGGAGGCGCGCTCGCCGCGATCCTCGTCGGACCCTTCACCGGGGTGCTCTGCGTCTCCGTCGTCCTGCTCATGCAGGGCGTGCTCTTCGCGGACGGCGGGCTGACCGCGCTCGGCGTGAACATCTCCGACATGGCGATCGTCACGACCGTCGTCGCCTACCTCGTCTTCCGCGGCCTGGTGAAGGTGCTGCCCCGAGGCCGCCGCTCCATCACCGTCGCCTCCTTCGTCGCCGCCCTCCTCTCCGTGCCGGCCGCCGCGGTCGCCTTCACCTTCCTCTACGCCCTCGGCGGCACGACCGACGTCTCCATCGGCAAGGTGGCCACCGCGATGGTCGGCGTCCACGTCCTCATCGGCATCGGCGAGGCGGTCATCACCGCGCTGACGGTGGGCGCGGTGATCGCCGTACGGCCGGACCTGGTGTACGGGGCGCGGGGCCTCACCCAGCGGCTCAAGCTGCGCGTCGCCGGTGAACTGGTGGACGCGCCGTCCGCCGAGCCCGCGCCCGTCGCCGCCCGCTCGTCCCGGTCCACCCGCCCGGTCTGGATCGCGGGCATCGTCGCCTCCCTCGTCCTCGCGGGCTTCGTCAGCTTCTACGCGTCCGCCGACCCCGACGGTCTGGAGAAGGTCGCCCACGACAAGGGCATCGACAAGAAGGCGGAGGAGCACGCCACCGCGGACTCCCCGCTCGCCGACTACGGCGTCAAGGACATCACCGACGCCCGCCTCTCCGGCGGCCTCGCGGGCGTGATCGGCGTCGGCGTCACGGTCGTCGCGGGCTCGGCGGTCTTCTGGACACTGCGCCGCCGCCGTACGGGCGACACGTCACCGGCCGCCGCGCCGGACGACGTCACCTCCGAGAAGGTCTGA
- a CDS encoding SsgA family sporulation/cell division regulator, producing MSAVEQYARAHLVTDSSEGHRAVPVILHYDAEADPHAVRIGLPGSPHRVFSRQLLERGLRAPVTSGNVHVWPCGRVQTVVEFHEADGVTVVQFDASALIRFLRRTHATATPVTH from the coding sequence ATGTCCGCAGTCGAGCAGTACGCACGCGCCCACCTCGTCACGGACTCCTCCGAGGGCCACCGCGCGGTCCCCGTCATCCTCCACTACGACGCGGAGGCCGACCCGCACGCGGTGCGGATCGGCCTCCCCGGCTCCCCTCATCGGGTCTTCTCCCGGCAGCTCCTGGAGCGGGGCCTCCGGGCGCCCGTGACCTCGGGCAACGTGCACGTATGGCCGTGCGGGCGGGTCCAGACGGTCGTGGAGTTCCACGAGGCGGACGGGGTGACGGTCGTCCAGTTCGACGCGTCGGCGCTGATCCGCTTCCTGCGCCGCACCCACGCGACCGCCACCCCGGTCACCCACTGA
- a CDS encoding MMPL family transporter, whose protein sequence is MATFLYKLGKLAFRRRHFAALIWVALLTLAGVGAASAPTAASSSFSIPGTEAQKAFDLLEKRAPEASADGASARIVFKAPDGEKVTDKANKAEIDKTVAAVKAGSDQVARADSPFVSKTVSKDGSTAYASVSYKVTSMELTDDDRDALEKTTDKARDSGLTVEVGGDALQAMPETGSTEIIGIAVAAVVLVITFGSLIAAGLPLITALIGVGIGVSSITALADALDLGTTTSTLAMMIGLAVGIDYALFIVSRYRGELAEGRDREEAAGRAVGTAGSAVVFAGLTVVIALVGLAVVNIPMLTKMGFAAAGTVVIAVLIALTLIPALLGYAGKRVLPMGEKSKLFGGGKKKAADGETAGEPKQNMGTRWARFVVRRPIAVLLVGIVGLGAAAIPVSKLELGLPDDGAQPTSTTQRKAYDLVSDGFGPGFNGPLMVVGDLEGADDPKAAAGEITKTISKLDDVLTVTQPMFNKEKNTAIISVVPSSKPSGLETEDLVHSIRDSGAQITSDSGAEIMVTGTTAMNIDVSQKLNDALLPYLALVVGLAFLLLIVVFRSILVPLKAALGFLLSVLAALGAVVAVFQWGWLGSLFGVEQTGPIMSMMPIFMVGVVFGLAMDYEVFLVTRMREAYVHGERPGQAIVTGFRHGARVVSAAAVIMIAVFAGFIGSSEQMVKMIGFGLAIAVFFDAFVVRMALVPAVLALLGKKAWWLPKWLDRALPNVDVEGEGLRTAAERDADAAADREPARV, encoded by the coding sequence GTGGCCACTTTCCTCTACAAACTCGGCAAGCTCGCCTTCAGGCGACGCCACTTCGCCGCCCTCATATGGGTGGCGCTCCTGACGCTCGCCGGGGTCGGCGCCGCGTCCGCGCCCACCGCCGCCTCCAGCAGCTTCTCCATACCCGGCACGGAGGCCCAGAAGGCCTTCGACCTGCTGGAGAAGCGGGCCCCCGAGGCCAGCGCCGACGGGGCGAGCGCCCGCATCGTCTTCAAGGCGCCGGACGGCGAGAAGGTCACCGACAAGGCCAACAAGGCCGAGATCGACAAGACCGTCGCCGCCGTCAAGGCGGGCTCGGACCAGGTGGCCCGCGCCGACAGCCCCTTCGTCTCCAAGACGGTCAGCAAGGACGGCTCCACGGCGTACGCCTCCGTCTCGTACAAGGTCACCTCGATGGAGCTGACCGACGACGACCGCGACGCGCTGGAGAAGACCACCGACAAGGCGCGCGATTCGGGGCTCACGGTCGAGGTCGGCGGCGACGCGCTGCAGGCCATGCCCGAGACCGGCTCCACCGAGATCATCGGCATCGCGGTCGCGGCGGTCGTCCTCGTCATCACCTTCGGCTCGCTCATCGCGGCCGGACTGCCGCTGATCACCGCGCTGATCGGCGTGGGCATCGGCGTCTCGTCGATCACCGCGCTCGCCGACGCGCTCGACCTCGGCACCACCACGTCGACGCTCGCCATGATGATCGGCCTCGCGGTCGGCATCGACTACGCCCTCTTCATCGTCTCGCGCTACCGCGGCGAACTCGCCGAGGGCCGCGACCGCGAGGAAGCGGCGGGCCGGGCCGTCGGCACCGCGGGCTCCGCGGTCGTCTTCGCCGGACTCACCGTGGTGATCGCGCTGGTCGGCCTCGCCGTCGTCAACATCCCGATGCTCACGAAGATGGGCTTCGCCGCGGCCGGCACGGTCGTCATCGCCGTCCTCATCGCGCTCACCCTCATCCCGGCGCTGCTCGGGTACGCGGGCAAGCGCGTGCTGCCCATGGGCGAGAAGAGCAAGCTGTTCGGCGGGGGGAAGAAGAAGGCCGCCGACGGTGAGACCGCCGGTGAGCCGAAGCAGAACATGGGCACCCGCTGGGCCCGCTTCGTGGTCCGCCGCCCCATCGCGGTGCTGCTCGTCGGCATCGTGGGCCTCGGCGCCGCGGCCATCCCGGTCTCGAAGCTGGAGCTCGGCCTGCCGGACGACGGCGCGCAACCGACGTCCACGACCCAGCGCAAGGCGTACGACCTGGTCTCGGACGGCTTCGGGCCCGGCTTCAACGGCCCGCTGATGGTCGTCGGCGACCTGGAGGGCGCCGACGACCCGAAGGCCGCCGCCGGTGAGATCACCAAGACGATCTCCAAGCTCGACGACGTCCTGACGGTCACCCAGCCGATGTTCAACAAGGAGAAGAACACCGCGATCATCAGCGTCGTCCCGTCCTCCAAGCCCAGTGGCCTGGAGACCGAGGACCTGGTCCACTCGATCCGCGACAGCGGCGCGCAGATCACGTCGGACTCGGGCGCCGAGATCATGGTCACCGGCACCACGGCCATGAACATCGACGTCTCGCAGAAGCTCAACGACGCCCTGCTGCCCTATCTGGCGCTGGTCGTGGGCCTCGCGTTCCTGCTCCTGATCGTCGTCTTCCGCTCGATCCTGGTCCCGCTCAAGGCGGCCCTCGGCTTCCTGCTCTCGGTCCTCGCGGCCCTCGGCGCGGTCGTCGCGGTCTTCCAGTGGGGCTGGCTGGGCTCGCTCTTCGGCGTCGAGCAGACCGGCCCGATCATGTCGATGATGCCGATCTTCATGGTGGGCGTCGTCTTCGGCCTCGCGATGGACTACGAGGTCTTCCTCGTGACCCGCATGCGGGAGGCGTACGTCCACGGGGAGCGGCCGGGGCAGGCGATCGTGACCGGGTTCCGGCACGGGGCCCGGGTGGTCTCGGCGGCGGCCGTCATCATGATCGCGGTCTTCGCCGGCTTCATCGGCTCGTCCGAGCAGATGGTCAAGATGATCGGCTTCGGCCTGGCCATCGCGGTCTTCTTCGACGCGTTCGTGGTCCGCATGGCCCTGGTGCCCGCGGTGCTGGCGCTGCTCGGCAAGAAGGCGTGGTGGCTGCCCAAGTGGCTGGACCGCGCGCTGCCGAACGTCGACGTCGAGGGAGAGGGCCTGCGCACGGCGGCGGAGAGGGACGCGGACGCTGCGGCGGACAGGGAGCCGGCGCGCGTCTGA
- a CDS encoding TetR/AcrR family transcriptional regulator has translation MAETATTRRTRITPEREAELYEAVLDLLREVGYDALTMDAVAARTRSSKATLYRQWGSKPELIAKALRHNKPASLADIDTGSLRGDLYEMVSRSDDCQMEKDAALMRGLFHAIHDNPELHQALRNLLIEPELTGLNDLLRRAVERGEVAADNPALEFVVHMMVGGFVARDLIEDRPVDREFLASYIDAVILPALGI, from the coding sequence GTGGCGGAGACCGCGACCACGCGGCGCACCAGGATCACGCCCGAGCGCGAGGCCGAGCTGTACGAGGCCGTGCTCGACCTGCTCCGCGAGGTCGGTTACGACGCCCTCACCATGGACGCCGTCGCCGCCCGCACCCGGTCCAGCAAGGCGACCCTCTACCGCCAGTGGGGGAGCAAGCCGGAGCTGATCGCCAAGGCGCTGCGGCACAACAAGCCGGCGTCCCTCGCGGACATCGACACCGGGTCGCTGCGCGGCGACCTGTACGAGATGGTGTCCCGCTCGGACGACTGCCAGATGGAGAAGGACGCCGCGCTGATGCGGGGCCTGTTCCATGCCATCCACGACAACCCCGAACTCCACCAGGCGCTGCGGAACCTGCTCATCGAGCCGGAGCTGACGGGCCTGAACGACCTGCTGCGCAGGGCCGTGGAGCGCGGCGAGGTCGCCGCGGACAACCCGGCGCTGGAGTTCGTCGTCCACATGATGGTCGGCGGTTTCGTCGCCCGGGACCTCATCGAGGACCGCCCGGTCGACCGCGAGTTCCTCGCCTCGTACATCGATGCCGTGATCCTCCCCGCCCTCGGCATCTGA